From Novipirellula artificiosorum, the proteins below share one genomic window:
- a CDS encoding ABC transporter substrate-binding protein has translation MTLASTPLRGITWDHTRGYLPMVATAQRFGELHQGIDIRWEKRSLQAFADQPLGELAAEYDLLVIDHPWAGFAAEQGVLEPLDPILPQAFLLEQQAQSVGASHESYRFDDQQWALAIDAATPVASWRADLLAKHGVSVPHTWEDLIHLARKGLVLVPGIAQDTLMNFYMLGCRLSEDVSEGGLFHSRHEVIDLERGIEVLERLRELASFLPRESFDWNPIRIYERMTQTDDWAYCPFAYGYSNYAREGYARRRLKFGDVVQYGSRRMQTTLGGTGLAISSRCKHLDAAIDYVQMVAGPRCQCTQFTENGGQPGCRLAWLDDELNRRTDDYFRDTLPCLDRAYLRPRYSGSLRFQGRDGGGAPIRAFLRDGGDPKTVLEQLNTLYRESQQGASA, from the coding sequence ATGACGCTCGCCTCGACTCCGCTTCGCGGCATCACCTGGGACCACACTCGCGGCTACCTGCCCATGGTGGCGACGGCTCAACGGTTTGGCGAACTTCATCAGGGGATCGACATCCGCTGGGAAAAACGGTCCTTGCAAGCGTTTGCCGATCAGCCCCTCGGGGAACTGGCCGCCGAGTACGATCTGTTGGTGATCGACCATCCATGGGCTGGATTTGCGGCCGAACAGGGAGTGCTCGAACCCCTTGATCCGATCTTGCCCCAAGCTTTTCTCTTGGAACAGCAAGCACAATCGGTCGGCGCCTCGCACGAAAGCTATCGCTTTGATGACCAGCAGTGGGCTTTGGCCATTGATGCAGCCACGCCGGTCGCTTCCTGGCGCGCCGACCTACTTGCCAAGCATGGCGTCTCCGTCCCTCATACCTGGGAGGATCTGATCCACTTGGCTCGCAAAGGCTTGGTGCTCGTGCCCGGTATCGCTCAGGACACGTTGATGAATTTCTACATGCTCGGTTGTCGGTTGAGCGAAGACGTCTCCGAAGGGGGTCTGTTTCACAGTCGGCACGAGGTGATCGACCTAGAACGGGGCATTGAGGTACTTGAGCGATTGCGGGAATTGGCATCCTTCTTGCCTCGTGAATCGTTTGATTGGAATCCGATTCGCATCTACGAACGAATGACCCAAACGGACGATTGGGCTTATTGCCCGTTTGCTTATGGGTATTCGAACTATGCCCGCGAAGGCTATGCGCGTCGGCGACTGAAATTTGGCGACGTGGTTCAGTATGGCTCTCGGCGAATGCAGACAACTCTCGGTGGCACGGGGCTGGCCATCTCCAGTCGCTGCAAGCATTTGGATGCGGCCATCGATTACGTGCAGATGGTGGCTGGCCCGCGATGCCAATGCACGCAGTTCACCGAGAACGGCGGTCAGCCCGGTTGTCGGCTCGCCTGGTTGGATGATGAATTGAATCGGCGCACCGACGACTATTTTCGTGATACGTTGCCCTGTTTGGATCGTGCCTATTTGCGGCCTCGCTACAGCGGCAGCCTGCGGTTCCAGGGACGTGATGGAGGCGGCGCACCGATTCGAGCCTTCTTGAGGGACGGCGGCGACCCCAAAACGGTGCTCGAGCAACTCAATACCCTGTACCGCGAATCGCAACAAGGAGCTTCGGCATGA
- a CDS encoding IclR family transcriptional regulator: MSETIKYSVPAFEHGLDLMELLLGCSEPLSQKAIADRSGKPVSSVFRLLNCLEQRGYAQRDPRSGEYRPTLQLYSLAQLCPAHRRFRDLAATPMAELAQSVGESCHLSILDGGRVRVVYNQPSPHMHSLNISETVTYSAVNTTAGKLLLAHLPSETRQGWLDNDSDYRAFRKSQRAAFDRQLRTLEENDELVIASEPTPGVLDVDRLIPAAWMGNDAVLGTPCILKWSKKSQQSTLLPAVRKACQQIAAIFEKESHV, translated from the coding sequence ATGTCGGAAACCATCAAATACAGCGTCCCCGCCTTTGAGCACGGGCTCGACCTGATGGAATTGCTGTTGGGCTGCTCGGAGCCGTTGTCGCAAAAAGCGATCGCAGATCGTAGCGGCAAACCGGTGAGCTCGGTGTTTCGGCTGCTCAATTGCCTCGAGCAGCGGGGCTATGCCCAACGGGATCCGCGGTCGGGCGAGTACCGCCCGACCCTGCAGCTCTACAGTCTGGCGCAGCTTTGTCCGGCCCATCGCCGGTTCCGGGACTTGGCCGCCACGCCCATGGCGGAACTGGCTCAAAGCGTCGGTGAGTCCTGTCATCTTTCGATCCTCGATGGCGGACGGGTTCGGGTGGTGTACAACCAACCGAGTCCCCACATGCACTCCTTGAACATCAGCGAAACGGTGACGTACTCGGCCGTCAACACTACCGCTGGAAAACTGTTGCTTGCACATTTGCCCAGCGAGACGCGTCAGGGGTGGCTGGACAACGATTCGGACTACCGAGCATTCCGCAAATCGCAGCGTGCTGCTTTTGATCGTCAATTGCGTACGCTGGAAGAAAATGATGAGCTCGTGATTGCCAGCGAGCCGACGCCAGGCGTCTTGGATGTCGATCGCTTGATCCCCGCTGCATGGATGGGAAATGATGCCGTGCTGGGGACTCCCTGTATCCTGAAGTGGAGCAAGAAGTCACAACAGTCAACCTTATTGCCAGCGGTCCGCAAAGCCTGCCAGCAAATCGCAGCCATTTTTGAAAAGGAATCGCATGTTTGA
- a CDS encoding MaoC family dehydratase: MFEEIHFEDYELNSQRTTLGRTITEADIVLHAGQTGDFFPHHMDAEWCKTQDFKRRIVHGTLTFAVGVGLTANVINPVAMSYGYDRLRFLKPVFINDTLHSVVTISEKRDHHKRPHQGIVTEHLEVVNQNDETVLVCDHLLIVNKKS; this comes from the coding sequence ATGTTTGAGGAAATCCATTTTGAAGACTACGAACTGAATTCCCAGCGAACGACGCTTGGCCGAACGATCACCGAAGCCGATATCGTGTTGCATGCAGGGCAAACGGGCGACTTTTTTCCGCATCACATGGACGCGGAATGGTGCAAGACACAAGATTTTAAGCGGCGAATCGTACATGGTACGTTGACGTTTGCGGTGGGCGTGGGGTTAACCGCGAACGTGATCAATCCGGTTGCCATGAGCTATGGTTACGATCGATTGCGATTCTTGAAGCCTGTCTTCATTAATGACACCCTGCATTCGGTCGTCACGATTTCAGAAAAGCGGGATCATCACAAGCGGCCGCATCAAGGCATTGTGACGGAGCACTTGGAGGTGGTCAATCAAAACGACGAAACGGTCTTGGTGTGTGATCATTTGCTGATCGTGAACAAGAAGTCATAG
- a CDS encoding L-rhamnose/proton symporter RhaT: protein MVSNPLLGAALHAVGALSSSSCYTPQKKTTAWSWEIYWIAQASFAWLILPILGAFLTIPNYMEVLSSVPSEVMWRSFGLGAIYGIGGLTFGLGIRYIGFSLNYAIAIGISAGLGTIFPLIWNPNDGFVWLLDDKFSTTPGKIVLAGILLSLVGILYCGWAGALREKANAGAVGGGNRSESPFSFRIGVPLAIMAGVLSALFNFALLAGEPLEKAALAEGASDLLKMNAIYPFSNGGAFLTNFIGCLFLIRRNGTASQLIRLPKEGGGNLGFYYLMALLSGAFWYFQFFFYGMGHANMGQTYGFTSWALHMSMLILFSNIYGFVFREWEGTDGRPKRILHLGMAIIVVATLVITYGNYLGEQ, encoded by the coding sequence ATGGTTTCCAATCCGCTTCTGGGTGCCGCGCTTCATGCGGTTGGCGCCCTATCTTCGTCGAGTTGTTACACACCTCAGAAGAAGACCACGGCATGGTCTTGGGAGATTTACTGGATCGCGCAAGCTTCCTTTGCGTGGCTGATTCTGCCGATCCTCGGCGCGTTCTTGACGATTCCCAACTACATGGAAGTTCTGTCGAGTGTTCCCAGCGAAGTGATGTGGCGATCATTCGGGCTGGGTGCGATCTATGGCATCGGCGGATTGACGTTTGGACTTGGGATTCGCTACATCGGCTTTTCACTCAACTACGCGATCGCGATTGGCATTTCCGCGGGGCTGGGAACCATTTTTCCGTTGATCTGGAATCCCAATGATGGATTTGTCTGGCTGCTTGATGACAAATTCTCGACGACGCCTGGTAAGATCGTCTTGGCCGGCATCCTCTTGTCGCTCGTGGGTATCCTGTATTGTGGATGGGCCGGCGCGTTGCGCGAGAAAGCCAATGCCGGCGCCGTTGGCGGCGGCAATCGCTCGGAGAGTCCCTTCTCGTTCCGGATTGGCGTCCCCCTGGCAATCATGGCCGGTGTGCTTTCGGCGTTATTCAACTTTGCCCTGCTGGCGGGAGAACCCCTGGAGAAAGCAGCCTTGGCCGAGGGGGCCAGTGACCTGTTGAAAATGAATGCGATTTACCCCTTTTCCAATGGCGGCGCGTTCCTGACGAACTTCATCGGCTGTCTGTTCCTGATTCGACGCAATGGCACCGCCAGCCAGCTGATACGTCTGCCGAAAGAAGGCGGCGGCAACCTGGGCTTCTATTATCTGATGGCGCTCCTGAGCGGCGCGTTCTGGTACTTCCAGTTCTTCTTCTACGGCATGGGGCATGCGAACATGGGGCAAACGTACGGCTTCACCAGTTGGGCGCTGCACATGTCGATGCTGATTCTGTTCAGCAATATCTACGGATTCGTCTTCCGGGAATGGGAAGGCACCGATGGCCGACCGAAACGCATTCTGCACCTTGGGATGGCGATCATCGTGGTCGCAACGTTGGTGATTACGTACGGAAACTATCTCGGTGAGCAATAA
- a CDS encoding enoyl-CoA hydratase/isomerase family protein has translation MQHVDVKIHGPVATVMMNRADRHNALSPRLMEELQTAFGDIHQEGRVRAVVLAAAGEHFCAGIDLAILDEIARMPPQEALQEFIHAWRHYADLLEQILRFPKPVIAAVDGAAIGAGLGLALTADLMVVSQRATLSAAAVRRGLVDGATTALIAFRSGAATAAKMMLTGESMGAEEAYRRGLCEPPVAAEQIWVAASDLAKVCCKAPREAVQATKRALNEQIGETLMTQIAAGIADSAAVCSTDAAKEGVAAFLEKRDPDWL, from the coding sequence ATGCAGCACGTCGACGTCAAAATCCACGGACCGGTCGCGACCGTGATGATGAATCGCGCTGACCGACACAACGCCCTGAGTCCTCGCTTGATGGAGGAATTGCAAACGGCCTTTGGAGACATCCACCAAGAGGGTCGCGTTCGGGCGGTGGTTTTGGCTGCGGCCGGTGAGCATTTTTGCGCTGGCATTGACTTAGCCATCCTCGATGAAATTGCCAGAATGCCCCCGCAGGAAGCGTTACAGGAGTTCATCCATGCCTGGCGCCACTACGCCGATCTGCTTGAGCAGATTTTACGGTTTCCAAAACCGGTGATTGCAGCCGTCGATGGGGCGGCAATTGGCGCGGGTCTTGGGTTAGCGTTGACAGCGGATTTGATGGTGGTATCCCAGCGAGCCACGTTGTCGGCCGCAGCGGTCCGCCGCGGATTGGTCGATGGGGCGACGACCGCCTTGATCGCCTTTCGCAGCGGAGCGGCGACGGCAGCCAAAATGATGTTGACGGGAGAGAGCATGGGCGCCGAGGAAGCCTATCGTCGTGGGCTTTGTGAACCACCGGTCGCAGCCGAGCAAATCTGGGTGGCTGCGTCGGACCTTGCGAAGGTCTGTTGCAAGGCCCCGCGCGAAGCGGTGCAAGCCACCAAGCGGGCCCTCAACGAGCAGATCGGAGAAACCCTGATGACTCAAATCGCAGCCGGAATTGCTGATAGCGCCGCAGTTTGTTCAACCGATGCGGCGAAAGAGGGCGTCGCTGCTTTCTTGGAAAAACGCGATCCTGATTGGCTCTAG
- the cysC gene encoding adenylyl-sulfate kinase: MTNPSDIVWHDHAVNRATREQNLGQRGVVVWFTGLSGCGKSTVANELDCQLSRLGRSTMLLDGDNIRHGLCAPPDRLRTEHSEAFAARFGLGFGSMDREENIRRIGSVAALMASAGLITLTAFVSPYRKDRDHVRQIVEAAGREGDFIEVFVDTPLAICESRDPKGLYKKARAGEIKHFTGISDPYELPENPEIHLPGGEGMSAAEQASVVLRWLIARNVFQAG, translated from the coding sequence ATGACGAATCCTTCGGACATTGTTTGGCACGACCACGCTGTGAACCGCGCCACTCGCGAACAAAATCTTGGCCAACGTGGTGTGGTCGTTTGGTTCACGGGGCTTAGCGGATGCGGCAAGAGTACCGTCGCGAATGAGCTGGATTGCCAGCTCAGCCGGCTTGGCCGATCCACCATGCTGCTCGATGGCGATAACATTCGCCATGGCCTCTGTGCGCCGCCCGATCGACTGAGAACCGAGCATAGCGAAGCATTTGCCGCAAGATTCGGACTCGGTTTTGGCTCGATGGATCGAGAAGAGAATATTCGTCGCATCGGATCGGTTGCCGCATTGATGGCATCGGCCGGGCTGATCACGTTGACGGCGTTTGTCAGCCCTTATCGAAAAGACCGCGATCATGTCCGCCAGATCGTGGAAGCCGCCGGCCGCGAGGGGGATTTTATCGAAGTCTTTGTCGACACGCCGCTGGCGATCTGTGAATCACGTGACCCAAAAGGGTTGTACAAGAAAGCGAGAGCGGGCGAGATCAAACACTTTACCGGCATCAGTGATCCGTATGAGCTTCCAGAAAACCCAGAAATACACTTGCCGGGTGGCGAGGGGATGTCAGCGGCCGAACAAGCAAGCGTTGTTCTGCGATGGTTGATCGCGCGAAACGTGTTTCAAGCGGGTTGA
- the asnB gene encoding asparagine synthase (glutamine-hydrolyzing) — protein MCGITGAVWLDHGHAIDSSTLRRMTDAIAHRGPDDSQIWINNDHHDAHGRQVGVALGFRRLSIIDLEGARQPMTNEDGKVHMVFNGEIYNYQTLRRRLEGTGHTFATHGDGESILHLYEDEGTDCFSQLNGMFAIAIWDANRNRTVLARDRIGQKPLYYAVKNNRLVFGSELKCLVEAGNVCNEIDPAAIDEFLTYQYIPPPGTIWKGVHKLAPGHFAVYENGQLRVERYWNYDPSREVPISHGEACERLKELLTDSVRLRMQSDVPLGSFLSGGIDSSLITAIAQSLSDQPVQTFSIGFPIADFDETAYAAQVAKHLGTKHERFEVRPSGVDIIDKLVWHYDEPFGDSSAVPTWYLSELTRRQVTVALSGDGGDELFAGYERYRALWLSSKLQKWFPVHRIPGIGMIQKLPDSSKRRSVIRRAKRFSEAFGQSTVRRYLNWLQIFPESLRGNLYTNDFLAQLPGDDPIDFLDSAWHRSAGRDIVTRASTTDVLTYLPCDLCTKVDIASMGNSLEVRQPLLDYRVVEFAASLPVKYKFRGRRGKLILQDTFGTMIPKSIFTRSKMGFGIPIAHWFRDELKPMVHETLLADDARIAPLMRRETVAELVRAHEQNEHNHGYRLWNLLILEKWLRRWT, from the coding sequence ATGTGTGGGATCACCGGAGCGGTGTGGCTTGACCACGGCCACGCGATCGATTCGTCGACGCTTCGACGGATGACCGATGCGATCGCCCATCGAGGCCCCGACGATTCTCAGATCTGGATCAACAACGACCACCATGATGCGCACGGACGGCAAGTGGGCGTTGCTCTGGGATTTCGACGGCTGAGCATTATCGACCTTGAAGGTGCTCGCCAGCCGATGACCAACGAGGACGGGAAGGTCCACATGGTCTTCAACGGAGAAATCTATAACTACCAGACACTCCGTCGACGACTGGAAGGAACGGGGCATACGTTCGCGACGCACGGTGATGGCGAATCGATCTTGCACCTGTATGAAGACGAGGGCACCGACTGCTTCTCACAACTCAACGGCATGTTCGCGATCGCCATTTGGGATGCCAATCGAAACCGAACCGTTTTGGCTCGCGACCGGATTGGACAAAAACCACTCTACTATGCCGTCAAAAATAACCGATTGGTTTTCGGCAGTGAACTGAAGTGCTTGGTCGAAGCCGGCAACGTTTGCAATGAGATTGATCCAGCAGCGATCGATGAGTTCTTAACGTACCAGTACATTCCACCGCCGGGAACGATTTGGAAAGGGGTTCATAAACTTGCGCCAGGGCATTTTGCTGTCTATGAAAACGGTCAGCTTCGAGTCGAGCGATATTGGAACTACGACCCGTCGCGGGAGGTGCCGATTTCTCATGGCGAAGCCTGCGAACGACTCAAAGAGCTGCTGACCGATTCGGTTCGGTTGCGGATGCAAAGTGATGTTCCGCTCGGATCTTTCCTGTCCGGCGGGATCGACTCGTCGCTGATCACGGCGATTGCCCAATCCCTATCCGATCAACCCGTGCAAACGTTTAGCATCGGTTTCCCGATTGCGGACTTTGACGAAACGGCCTACGCGGCTCAAGTTGCCAAACACCTTGGCACGAAGCATGAGCGATTCGAAGTTCGCCCAAGCGGTGTCGACATTATCGACAAGTTGGTCTGGCACTACGATGAACCGTTCGGCGACTCTTCCGCGGTCCCGACATGGTACCTATCCGAATTGACTCGGCGGCAAGTCACCGTGGCCTTGTCCGGCGACGGTGGCGACGAGTTGTTTGCGGGCTACGAGCGGTACCGTGCGCTATGGCTCAGCAGCAAGCTACAAAAATGGTTCCCCGTTCATCGCATCCCGGGGATTGGGATGATTCAAAAATTACCCGATTCCTCAAAACGCCGTTCGGTCATTCGCAGAGCCAAACGATTTTCGGAAGCATTCGGACAATCCACTGTTCGCCGCTACCTGAATTGGCTACAGATCTTCCCAGAATCCCTCCGCGGAAACCTCTACACCAACGACTTTCTTGCGCAGCTTCCGGGTGACGATCCCATTGATTTCCTCGACTCGGCGTGGCACCGGTCGGCCGGTCGCGATATCGTCACCCGGGCTTCGACGACGGACGTGTTGACCTACTTGCCGTGCGATCTTTGCACCAAAGTCGATATCGCGTCGATGGGCAACAGCCTTGAAGTTCGACAACCCCTGCTGGATTACCGGGTGGTCGAGTTTGCCGCAAGCTTGCCAGTGAAGTACAAGTTTCGCGGCCGACGAGGGAAACTGATCCTGCAGGACACGTTTGGGACGATGATTCCAAAGTCCATTTTCACGCGCAGCAAGATGGGATTTGGAATCCCCATCGCCCATTGGTTCCGTGATGAACTGAAACCCATGGTGCATGAAACCTTGCTCGCCGACGATGCAAGAATTGCTCCGTTGATGAGACGAGAAACGGTTGCGGAGTTGGTGCGAGCCCACGAGCAAAACGAACACAACCACGGCTACCGGCTTTGGAATCTCTTGATCCTGGAAAAGTGGCTGCGTCGATGGACCTAA
- a CDS encoding serine/threonine-protein kinase translates to MINEPTIILSGTDPDLPQNVPPGLARYSGLREMARGGSAVLRSGFDCVTGRTVAIKSLLPETRHDQREQRRLLREARVTAQLQHPNTVPVYDIGNDEEWGIYFVMKRISGENLFEILKRIAQGEQDTIDAYPLSRRLEILIGACQALAYAHARGVIHRDVKPENIWVGNFGEVILLDWGVAKVWGHADDNEPLNRSVLTTEETESQQLKTLTGGGQRPGTPLYMSPEQVNGNRGIDERSDIFSAGVTMYEALAIREPFRGANINETFDNIQNKEIPPPSERSPDRNIPKSADDVVMKAIQKRPGQRYQFMRDFIDAIRTIET, encoded by the coding sequence ATGATCAACGAACCTACCATTATCCTGTCGGGTACCGATCCCGACCTGCCACAGAACGTCCCCCCTGGATTGGCGAGGTATAGCGGTCTTCGCGAAATGGCACGTGGCGGTAGCGCGGTGCTGCGTTCCGGTTTCGATTGCGTGACCGGTCGCACCGTCGCGATCAAGTCGCTGCTCCCCGAAACGCGACACGATCAGCGTGAACAGCGGCGTTTGCTACGCGAAGCTCGAGTGACCGCGCAATTGCAGCACCCCAACACGGTACCAGTCTACGATATCGGAAACGACGAAGAGTGGGGAATCTACTTCGTCATGAAGCGGATCTCGGGCGAGAACCTGTTCGAAATATTGAAGCGGATTGCACAAGGCGAACAGGACACGATCGATGCTTACCCGCTATCCCGCCGTTTGGAGATCCTGATTGGGGCTTGCCAAGCACTCGCCTACGCGCACGCTCGTGGAGTGATCCACCGAGACGTGAAGCCGGAGAACATCTGGGTTGGGAACTTCGGTGAGGTGATCCTGCTCGATTGGGGCGTGGCTAAAGTTTGGGGGCACGCGGACGACAACGAACCGCTCAACCGCAGCGTGCTGACCACCGAAGAAACGGAGAGTCAGCAATTGAAGACGCTAACCGGTGGTGGCCAGCGACCGGGAACCCCTTTGTACATGTCCCCCGAACAAGTCAACGGGAACCGCGGCATCGACGAACGATCAGATATTTTCAGCGCGGGAGTGACGATGTACGAAGCGTTGGCAATTCGAGAACCTTTTCGTGGTGCAAACATCAACGAGACGTTTGACAACATCCAGAACAAAGAAATCCCTCCTCCGAGCGAACGCTCGCCCGATCGGAACATCCCAAAATCGGCGGACGACGTCGTCATGAAAGCGATTCAAAAACGACCAGGCCAGCGATACCAATTCATGCGAGATTTCATCGATGCCATCCGCACCATCGAAACTTAG
- a CDS encoding glutamine synthetase beta-grasp domain-containing protein has protein sequence MTKCKLEYIWLDGYQPTQSLRSKTMVVEDFSGKVEDAKMWAFDGSSTEQAPGGSSDCLLQPVFVCPDPGRSGKSFLVMCEVLDSEGNPHRTNGRATIKDGDDDFWFGFEQEYTIWNPDTMKPIGFPVDGMPGPQGPYYCSVGHGKAVGRDIVEEHLQMCLDAGLNVEGINAEVMMGQWEFQIFAKGAQRAGDEVWIARYLLERVAEKYEMSINWHCKPMQGDWNGSGMHANFSNTTLRTCGSKEIYESICKAFEPRIKHHIDVYGADNDQRLTGLHETQSIDKFSYGVSDRGASIRIPIGTVKNGWKGWLEDRRPASNADPYMVASAIITTVKGAKLPVNA, from the coding sequence ATGACTAAGTGCAAGTTAGAGTACATCTGGCTCGACGGCTATCAACCTACCCAAAGCCTGCGTAGCAAGACGATGGTGGTCGAGGATTTCAGTGGTAAGGTCGAAGACGCCAAAATGTGGGCGTTCGACGGCTCGTCGACCGAGCAGGCACCCGGCGGCAGCAGCGACTGCTTGCTGCAACCCGTTTTCGTTTGCCCCGACCCCGGTCGCAGTGGCAAGAGCTTCTTGGTCATGTGTGAAGTGCTCGATTCCGAAGGCAACCCACATCGCACCAATGGTCGTGCGACCATCAAAGATGGAGATGACGATTTTTGGTTCGGTTTCGAACAGGAATACACGATTTGGAATCCTGACACGATGAAACCCATTGGTTTCCCCGTCGATGGGATGCCGGGTCCCCAGGGACCTTATTACTGCAGCGTCGGACACGGCAAAGCGGTTGGCCGCGACATCGTCGAAGAGCACCTGCAAATGTGCCTCGATGCTGGTCTGAACGTTGAAGGGATCAACGCCGAAGTCATGATGGGGCAATGGGAATTCCAAATCTTCGCCAAGGGTGCACAACGTGCTGGTGACGAAGTTTGGATCGCTCGCTATTTGCTCGAGCGAGTGGCCGAAAAGTATGAAATGAGCATCAATTGGCACTGCAAGCCCATGCAGGGTGACTGGAACGGTAGCGGCATGCACGCCAACTTCTCCAATACGACCCTGCGAACTTGCGGGTCCAAGGAAATCTACGAGTCGATTTGCAAGGCGTTCGAACCACGCATTAAGCATCACATCGATGTTTATGGTGCGGACAACGACCAACGGCTGACCGGCCTTCACGAAACCCAATCGATCGACAAATTCAGCTACGGTGTCTCCGACCGTGGCGCGTCGATTCGCATTCCGATCGGAACGGTCAAGAATGGCTGGAAAGGTTGGCTGGAAGATCGCCGCCCGGCATCGAACGCGGATCCTTACATGGTTGCCAGCGCAATCATCACCACGGTCAAGGGCGCCAAGCTTCCCGTGAACGCGTAA
- a CDS encoding cytochrome c oxidase assembly factor Coa1 family protein, whose amino-acid sequence MSMNSDNPFQNPNAAPRNPQGQFPSGQLPQGSPPPKKSNVWLWVLGTIVVLGVVGGLVCCGGSYFMFQMGQGMMGEEITRQIDGDPTVVEQIGEIESVKMSISETANQEMTQGKPGAIAFDIQGDKGSGVLVIQQDQGVPGQPFALRSAELVLPDGTRHQLIPADNAEPSSGESDSEMQDQPEDLNDFRVRDIESPEPAFP is encoded by the coding sequence ATGTCGATGAACTCTGATAACCCCTTCCAGAATCCCAACGCTGCACCCCGCAATCCACAGGGCCAATTCCCAAGCGGGCAGTTGCCGCAAGGCTCGCCACCGCCCAAGAAGAGTAATGTCTGGCTTTGGGTGCTCGGTACCATCGTTGTGCTGGGCGTTGTCGGGGGCTTGGTCTGTTGCGGTGGTAGCTACTTCATGTTCCAGATGGGCCAGGGCATGATGGGAGAGGAAATTACACGTCAGATCGACGGAGACCCAACCGTGGTCGAGCAGATCGGTGAGATCGAATCCGTGAAGATGAGTATTTCTGAGACGGCCAACCAAGAAATGACCCAAGGTAAACCTGGGGCGATCGCCTTTGACATCCAAGGCGATAAAGGTTCGGGTGTTTTAGTGATCCAGCAGGATCAAGGGGTCCCAGGGCAACCTTTTGCATTGCGATCTGCCGAATTGGTCCTGCCCGATGGTACACGTCATCAGCTGATTCCAGCGGACAATGCCGAGCCTTCGAGTGGGGAGTCCGACTCCGAAATGCAGGATCAACCAGAGGACCTGAATGATTTTAGGGTTCGCGATATCGAGTCGCCCGAGCCAGCCTTCCCGTAG
- a CDS encoding peptidylprolyl isomerase: MKIATFETDKGTIRIELFDDKTPKTVENFEKLCEKQFYDGLKFHRVIADFMVQGGCPQGTGTGGPGYQFEDEFHPELKHDGPGVLSMANAGPNTNGSQFFITHLATPHLDGRHSVFGKVIEGQDVVDSIKQGDVMTTVRVTEA; the protein is encoded by the coding sequence ATGAAAATTGCAACTTTCGAAACCGACAAAGGCACGATCCGTATCGAGCTGTTTGACGACAAAACACCCAAAACCGTTGAGAATTTTGAAAAACTGTGCGAGAAGCAATTCTATGATGGCTTGAAATTCCACCGAGTCATTGCGGACTTTATGGTGCAAGGCGGATGCCCGCAGGGAACCGGCACAGGTGGCCCTGGCTATCAATTCGAAGATGAATTTCATCCTGAACTGAAACACGATGGCCCCGGTGTGTTATCGATGGCCAATGCCGGTCCGAACACGAATGGTTCCCAATTCTTCATCACGCACCTGGCGACCCCGCACCTGGACGGGCGTCATTCGGTGTTTGGAAAGGTCATCGAAGGCCAAGACGTGGTCGATTCGATCAAGCAAGGC